Proteins from one Staphylococcus sp. IVB6214 genomic window:
- a CDS encoding aldo/keto reductase, which produces MEHLTLNTGAKIPLVGLGTWDLRDETCVSLVSEAIRLGYRLIDTAQMYDNEKEVGQGIAQTNVDRDDLFITTKLDSRSNGYKQALEGISRSLDNLNLDYVDLLLVHEPYSNDLAMYEALSEAYHDGKVKAIGISNYNQKRFEQFLKNVDIIPAVNQVECHLQFQKWVLQQKLKEHGTIMQAWSPLSQGKLGFEKQPEFLQLSEKYKKSPAQIVLRFLTQRGISVIPKTRRIECLEENMSIFDFQLLPEEMNLLKSLDKDTTLFSWTEY; this is translated from the coding sequence ATGGAACATTTAACGTTAAACACAGGTGCAAAAATACCTTTAGTCGGGTTAGGTACATGGGATTTGAGAGATGAAACTTGTGTTTCTCTAGTATCAGAAGCTATACGATTAGGGTATAGACTTATTGATACAGCACAAATGTATGATAATGAAAAGGAAGTCGGTCAAGGTATTGCTCAAACAAATGTAGATCGTGATGATTTATTTATTACGACGAAGTTAGATAGTCGGAGTAATGGATATAAACAAGCACTAGAGGGGATATCTCGTTCATTAGATAACTTGAACTTGGACTATGTTGATCTTCTGTTAGTTCATGAACCGTATTCAAACGACTTAGCGATGTACGAAGCTTTGTCAGAAGCTTATCATGATGGGAAAGTTAAAGCAATCGGTATTTCCAATTATAATCAGAAGCGATTTGAACAGTTTCTCAAAAATGTAGATATCATTCCGGCAGTCAATCAAGTAGAATGTCATTTACAGTTTCAAAAATGGGTATTACAACAAAAGTTGAAAGAACATGGAACGATTATGCAAGCATGGTCACCACTTAGTCAAGGGAAGCTTGGCTTTGAAAAACAACCAGAATTCCTTCAACTTTCGGAAAAATACAAGAAATCACCTGCGCAAATTGTATTGCGATTTTTAACACAACGTGGGATATCAGTGATTCCTAAAACGAGACGTATTGAGTGCTTAGAAGAAAATATGTCTATATTTGATTTTCAATTATTGCCTGAAGAAATGAATCTGCTTAAATCTTTAGATAAAGATACAACGTTATTTTCATGGACAGAGTATTAA
- a CDS encoding NtaA/DmoA family FMN-dependent monooxygenase (This protein belongs to a clade of FMN-dependent monooxygenases, within a broader family of flavin-dependent oxidoreductases, the luciferase-like monooxygenase (LMM) family, some of whose members use coenzyme F420 rather than FMN.) yields MNDYLNNDNKKMNIAMQLVTGYGGESLTWRFKDSDPKAYTNVKTFIELAKQAEKGKIDTLFIADTPAKVGAGVNGMLERKTPNFVMEPMTLLSAVAAHTEKIGLVATYSTTYNLPYNLARQLKALDVMSGGRAGWNVVTTGTREVAYNFGNDPLPDTTTRYEMADDMVHAVQSLWGSFDENAYIVDQESGQFIDDSEVKAVNYQGKYYQTKGPLPIPASPQGQPPLFQAGPSPEGIELAGKYASGVYANPFTIAEARYYRNLLKESAVRHGRKADDIKTFTGLMVAVADTYEEAMERRRELLSYMTPQEFEGQMRYLSGMIGINLLQLDWDKPLPKSISDQAVPNHHDPRSAKAVKLIQEGLSPRDVLARGAIYYHPVVVGTGEDVADFMEEWFKSGATDAFNVVPHSQKDVKEFVEKVVPILQERGLFHEDYEGSTLREHLNIEKEYGITN; encoded by the coding sequence ATGAATGATTATTTAAATAATGATAATAAAAAAATGAACATTGCAATGCAGTTAGTCACTGGATACGGCGGTGAGTCTTTGACATGGCGTTTTAAAGATTCAGATCCCAAAGCATATACGAATGTTAAAACATTTATTGAACTTGCGAAACAAGCAGAAAAAGGAAAGATTGATACATTATTTATTGCTGATACACCCGCAAAAGTAGGGGCAGGTGTAAACGGCATGCTCGAACGTAAAACACCTAACTTTGTCATGGAACCGATGACCTTACTATCAGCAGTTGCGGCACATACTGAAAAAATCGGACTTGTTGCAACTTATTCAACAACATACAACTTACCGTATAACTTGGCACGTCAATTGAAAGCGTTAGATGTCATGAGTGGCGGTCGTGCAGGATGGAATGTTGTTACAACAGGAACACGTGAAGTTGCTTATAACTTTGGTAATGACCCACTTCCAGATACGACAACACGTTATGAAATGGCGGATGATATGGTTCATGCCGTTCAATCACTTTGGGGAAGCTTTGACGAGAATGCTTATATTGTCGATCAAGAATCAGGGCAGTTTATTGATGACTCAGAAGTAAAGGCTGTAAACTATCAAGGCAAGTATTACCAAACGAAAGGGCCACTTCCAATTCCAGCAAGTCCACAAGGTCAACCACCGTTATTCCAAGCGGGCCCTAGTCCTGAAGGGATTGAATTGGCAGGCAAATATGCAAGTGGTGTGTACGCAAATCCATTTACAATTGCAGAAGCAAGATATTATCGTAATTTATTAAAAGAAAGTGCCGTTAGACATGGTAGAAAAGCGGATGATATTAAAACGTTTACTGGCTTAATGGTTGCTGTGGCAGACACATATGAAGAAGCGATGGAGCGACGTCGTGAGTTATTAAGCTATATGACACCACAAGAATTTGAAGGTCAAATGCGTTATCTATCAGGTATGATTGGTATTAACTTATTACAACTTGATTGGGATAAACCATTACCAAAGTCAATCAGCGATCAAGCGGTACCGAATCATCATGATCCACGTTCAGCCAAGGCTGTGAAATTGATCCAAGAGGGATTAAGCCCAAGAGATGTGTTAGCACGTGGTGCCATCTATTATCATCCGGTAGTTGTTGGAACAGGTGAAGATGTTGCTGATTTTATGGAAGAGTGGTTCAAATCTGGTGCGACAGACGCATTTAACGTTGTACCGCATAGCCAAAAAGACGTAAAAGAATTCGTTGAAAAGGTTGTACCGATTCTTCAAGAGCGCGGGCTTTTCCATGAAGATTATGAAGGTTCAACATTACGTGAACATTTAAACATTGAAAAAGAATATGGAATCACAAACTAA
- the gatC gene encoding Asp-tRNA(Asn)/Glu-tRNA(Gln) amidotransferase subunit GatC, which produces MAEITQAQVEHIANLARLNVTEEESTAMQETLAGILDFCHQIDSVNTEDVNPTNHVLDLQNVLREDVAVTGLPQDKALVNAKEVEAGQFKVPAVMNEEDA; this is translated from the coding sequence ATGGCTGAAATTACACAAGCACAAGTCGAACATATCGCTAATCTTGCGCGATTGAATGTGACTGAAGAAGAGTCAACAGCGATGCAAGAAACTTTGGCGGGTATTTTAGATTTTTGTCATCAAATTGATTCAGTAAACACAGAAGATGTCAATCCAACAAACCACGTTTTAGATTTACAAAATGTTTTACGTGAAGATGTTGCAGTAACTGGATTGCCACAAGATAAAGCATTAGTGAATGCGAAAGAAGTTGAGGCAGGACAATTCAAGGTACCTGCTGTTATGAATGAGGAGGACGCATAA
- the rlmD gene encoding 23S rRNA (uracil(1939)-C(5))-methyltransferase RlmD encodes MAIVEKNEVYEGHVVDLTHEGHGVVKVDRYPIFIPHALTNEKIRYKVIKVNKNYGFGKLVDILEESDERVQPPCVYYDKCGGCQLQHLSYEAQLNMKREQVVNLFHRKGKMTDVPIHPTVGMENPWHYRNKTQIPVGSTKDGDVQMGFYRQRSHDIIDMDTCLIQDDIQNDIMREIKQWVQTYNIPTYNEQRHKGLLRHVVIRIGHFTNEVMVIFVVNGKHLPHAQTIIDTLTDKFTAVTSVKVNIHREKSNVIMGSTSHTLYGKDYIEDTLNNIHFEISDLSFYQINVTQTQKLYQLAVDYAQLSGNEVVLDAYCGIGTIALSMADKAKHVYGVEVVPEAIEDAKRNAQNNHYDNTTFVAGPAEKVILDWQREGIQPDVVTVDPPRKGCDPTFIETLKALAPERIVYVSCNPSTQLRDVELLKEQYQIKEITPVDMFPHTTHVETVALLERRS; translated from the coding sequence TTGGCAATCGTTGAAAAAAATGAAGTATATGAAGGACATGTTGTAGATCTAACACATGAAGGCCACGGTGTTGTAAAAGTAGATCGATACCCAATCTTTATCCCGCATGCTTTAACAAATGAAAAAATCCGGTATAAAGTGATCAAAGTAAACAAAAATTATGGTTTTGGCAAACTTGTTGATATTTTAGAAGAAAGTGATGAACGTGTTCAACCACCATGTGTTTATTATGACAAATGTGGTGGCTGTCAGTTACAGCACTTGTCATATGAAGCACAGCTCAATATGAAGCGTGAACAAGTTGTTAATTTATTCCACCGTAAAGGGAAAATGACAGATGTTCCGATACACCCAACTGTCGGAATGGAGAATCCATGGCATTATCGTAATAAAACACAGATTCCTGTCGGTTCAACAAAAGACGGAGACGTTCAAATGGGTTTTTATCGACAACGAAGTCATGACATTATTGATATGGACACATGTCTAATTCAAGACGATATTCAAAATGACATTATGCGTGAAATTAAACAATGGGTACAAACTTATAACATCCCAACGTACAATGAACAGCGTCATAAAGGCTTATTACGTCATGTTGTGATTCGGATTGGGCATTTCACTAATGAAGTGATGGTAATTTTTGTGGTGAACGGTAAGCATTTGCCACATGCACAAACCATTATTGATACATTAACAGATAAATTCACAGCTGTTACAAGTGTAAAGGTGAATATACATCGTGAAAAATCAAATGTTATTATGGGATCGACATCTCATACGTTGTACGGTAAAGACTATATTGAAGACACATTGAACAATATTCACTTTGAAATTAGTGATTTATCCTTTTACCAAATCAACGTCACACAAACTCAAAAACTATATCAATTGGCAGTTGACTATGCGCAATTATCAGGAAATGAAGTTGTATTAGATGCATACTGTGGTATAGGAACAATTGCGTTATCCATGGCTGACAAAGCGAAACATGTCTATGGCGTAGAAGTTGTACCAGAAGCGATTGAAGATGCCAAACGCAACGCCCAAAATAATCACTATGACAATACCACATTTGTTGCAGGACCAGCTGAAAAAGTGATTTTGGACTGGCAACGTGAAGGCATTCAACCTGATGTCGTCACAGTTGATCCACCACGAAAAGGATGCGATCCGACCTTTATTGAAACGTTAAAAGCATTAGCACCGGAACGTATTGTATACGTTTCTTGCAATCCAAGTACGCAATTACGAGATGTAGAACTATTAAAAGAGCAATATCAAATCAAAGAAATCACACCCGTAGATATGTTCCCACATACAACACATGTTGAGACAGTTGCATTGTTGGAGCGTAGATCATAA
- the gatA gene encoding Asp-tRNA(Asn)/Glu-tRNA(Gln) amidotransferase subunit GatA, whose product MSIRYESIENLQQMIKDNKIKPSEIVNDIYDAIEETDPTIQSFLALDKENALKKAAELDELQAKGEMDGKLFGIPMGIKDNIITEGLETTCASKMLEGFVPIYDATVMKKLHNENGVLIGKVNLDEFAMGGSTETSYFKKTVNPFDHKAVPGGSSGGSAAAVAAGLVPFTLGTDTGGSIRQPAAYCGVVGLKPTYGRVSRFGLVAFASSLDQIGPITRNVKDNAIVLEAISGEDEMDSTSAPGVATDFTADIGKDIKGMKIALPKEYIGEGVDSEVKEAVLKAAETFKSLGATVEEVSLPRTSSGIPSYYVIASAEASSNLARFDGIRYGYHSKDANTLEELYKMSRSEGFGEEVKRRIFLGTYVLSSGYYDAYYKKAQKVRTLIKNDFENVFKDYDVILGPTTPTVAFDIGAEINDPLTMYANDLLTTPVNLAGLPGISVPCGLAENGRPIGLQLIGKPFDEKTLYRVAHQYETQFNLHDQYQNL is encoded by the coding sequence ATGAGCATCCGTTATGAATCAATTGAAAATTTACAACAAATGATTAAGGATAATAAGATTAAGCCTTCAGAAATTGTCAACGATATCTATGACGCAATTGAAGAAACTGATCCAACAATTCAGTCATTTTTAGCATTAGATAAAGAAAATGCACTTAAAAAAGCAGCTGAACTTGATGAACTTCAAGCAAAAGGCGAAATGGACGGCAAGTTATTCGGTATTCCTATGGGGATTAAAGATAACATCATTACTGAAGGTTTAGAAACTACATGTGCAAGTAAGATGTTGGAAGGATTTGTACCGATCTATGATGCAACAGTTATGAAAAAACTTCATAACGAAAATGGTGTGTTAATCGGTAAAGTGAACTTAGATGAATTTGCAATGGGTGGCTCTACTGAAACGTCTTACTTCAAAAAGACAGTAAACCCATTTGATCACAAAGCGGTACCAGGTGGTTCTTCAGGTGGTTCTGCAGCAGCAGTTGCAGCAGGTCTTGTACCATTCACTTTAGGTACGGATACAGGTGGTTCAATCCGTCAACCAGCAGCCTACTGTGGTGTTGTAGGACTTAAACCAACATATGGCCGCGTATCTCGTTTTGGTCTTGTTGCATTCGCATCATCATTAGACCAAATTGGACCAATCACACGTAACGTTAAAGATAATGCCATTGTTTTAGAAGCCATCTCAGGTGAAGATGAAATGGATTCAACAAGTGCACCAGGCGTTGCAACAGACTTTACTGCTGATATCGGTAAAGATATTAAAGGTATGAAGATTGCATTACCAAAAGAGTATATCGGTGAAGGTGTCGATAGTGAAGTCAAAGAAGCTGTATTAAAAGCAGCTGAAACATTTAAATCATTAGGTGCAACAGTAGAAGAAGTGAGCTTACCACGTACATCTTCAGGTATCCCTTCATACTACGTGATTGCATCAGCTGAAGCATCATCAAACTTAGCACGTTTTGACGGTATTCGTTACGGTTATCATTCAAAAGATGCGAATACTTTAGAAGAGCTATACAAAATGTCTCGTAGTGAAGGTTTTGGTGAAGAAGTAAAACGCCGTATCTTCCTTGGAACATACGTATTAAGTTCAGGATACTACGATGCATACTACAAAAAAGCACAAAAAGTTCGTACGTTAATTAAAAATGACTTTGAAAATGTCTTCAAAGACTATGATGTTATTTTAGGACCAACAACACCAACAGTTGCATTTGATATTGGCGCTGAAATCAATGATCCGTTGACAATGTATGCGAACGACTTGTTAACAACACCTGTGAACTTAGCAGGTCTTCCAGGTATTTCTGTACCATGTGGCTTAGCAGAGAATGGACGCCCAATCGGCTTACAATTGATTGGTAAACCATTTGACGAAAAAACATTGTATCGTGTTGCGCATCAATATGAAACGCAATTCAATCTACACGACCAATATCAAAACTTATAA
- the gatB gene encoding Asp-tRNA(Asn)/Glu-tRNA(Gln) amidotransferase subunit GatB → MHFETVIGLEVHVELKTDSKMFSNAPVAYGAEPNTNTSVIDLAYPGVLPTVNKRAVDWSMRAAMALNMEIATESKFDRKNYFYPDNPKAYQISQLDQPIGEHGHIDIEVNGETKRIGITRLHMEEDAGKSTHKNGYSLVDLNRQGTPLVEIVSEPDIRSPEEAYAYLEKLKSIIQYTGVSDCKMEEGSLRCDANVSIRPVGQKEFGTKAELKNLNSFNNVRKGLEYEVKRQEEELLNGGEILQETRRFDESTGKTILMRVKEASDDYRYFPEPDIVPLYIDEDWKARVKASIPELPDARKAKYVEQFGLPAYDAHVLTLTKEMSDFFEAAVAEGADVKLTSNWLMGGVNEYLNKNQIELQDTGLTPENLAGMIKLIEDGTMSSKIAKKVFPELAENGGTAEQIMKDKGLVQISDEGAVLQFVQDAIANNPQSVEDYKNGKGKAMGFLVGQIMKLSKGQANPQLANKLLKQELDKQ, encoded by the coding sequence ATGCATTTTGAAACAGTAATCGGGCTCGAAGTCCACGTTGAATTGAAAACAGACTCAAAAATGTTTTCGAATGCGCCAGTAGCATACGGTGCAGAGCCAAATACAAATACAAGCGTTATCGACCTTGCATATCCAGGTGTCCTACCAACAGTGAATAAGCGTGCGGTAGATTGGTCAATGCGTGCAGCGATGGCATTAAATATGGAGATTGCAACAGAGTCGAAGTTTGATCGTAAAAACTACTTCTATCCAGATAATCCAAAAGCGTATCAAATTTCACAATTAGACCAACCAATCGGTGAACACGGTCATATTGATATCGAAGTGAATGGTGAAACGAAACGTATCGGTATTACACGTCTTCACATGGAAGAAGATGCTGGTAAATCAACACATAAAAATGGTTACTCTCTTGTTGACTTAAACCGACAAGGTACACCATTAGTTGAGATCGTGTCAGAACCAGATATTCGCTCACCTGAAGAAGCATATGCGTACTTAGAAAAATTAAAATCAATCATCCAATATACGGGTGTTTCTGACTGTAAAATGGAAGAAGGTTCATTACGTTGTGATGCCAACGTATCAATCCGTCCAGTCGGCCAAAAAGAATTTGGTACGAAGGCAGAATTGAAAAACTTAAACTCATTTAACAACGTGCGTAAAGGTCTTGAATATGAAGTAAAACGTCAAGAAGAGGAATTGTTGAATGGTGGCGAAATCCTTCAAGAAACACGTCGTTTTGATGAGTCAACGGGCAAAACAATCTTAATGCGTGTAAAAGAAGCGTCAGATGATTACCGTTACTTCCCAGAACCTGATATTGTACCGTTGTACATTGATGAAGATTGGAAAGCACGTGTAAAAGCATCAATTCCTGAATTACCAGATGCACGTAAAGCTAAATACGTAGAACAATTTGGTTTGCCAGCGTATGATGCGCATGTCTTAACACTAACAAAAGAAATGTCTGATTTCTTTGAAGCGGCAGTTGCAGAAGGTGCTGACGTGAAGTTAACATCAAACTGGTTAATGGGTGGCGTGAACGAATACCTAAACAAAAATCAAATCGAACTTCAAGATACAGGTTTAACGCCAGAAAACTTAGCCGGTATGATCAAGTTAATTGAAGACGGTACGATGAGTAGTAAAATCGCTAAGAAAGTCTTCCCAGAACTTGCTGAAAATGGTGGAACAGCTGAACAAATTATGAAAGATAAAGGCCTTGTTCAAATCTCTGATGAAGGTGCAGTATTACAGTTTGTTCAAGATGCAATCGCAAATAACCCACAATCAGTTGAAGACTATAAAAATGGTAAAGGCAAAGCGATGGGCTTCTTAGTTGGTCAAATTATGAAGTTATCTAAAGGCCAAGCGAATCCACAACTTGCGAATAAATTATTGAAACAAGAACTCGATAAACAATAA
- a CDS encoding TetR/AcrR family transcriptional regulator, translated as MDKRFLKSEKHIKQAILTLLQYKKFPTISVKEICELADCSRNTFYLHYDSKEHLLDAIIEEIVESIEAGCEPVVKDYRQIGRKESKKYTDNILSAIYEHQSVIKILLSQEQWSFSQRLVEVLLEASSREAKRLKHPINTSFLVFFMNGIIGYVLHWLQQDLSLEEAQEELDEAIHFRY; from the coding sequence ATGGACAAACGATTTCTTAAAAGTGAGAAACATATTAAACAAGCAATTTTAACTTTACTCCAATATAAAAAGTTCCCTACTATTTCAGTCAAGGAGATTTGCGAATTAGCTGACTGCTCTCGCAATACGTTTTATCTCCATTATGATAGTAAGGAACATTTATTAGATGCAATTATTGAAGAAATTGTAGAAAGTATTGAAGCCGGTTGTGAACCCGTTGTGAAAGATTATAGACAGATTGGTCGTAAAGAATCTAAGAAATACACAGATAATATTTTAAGTGCTATTTATGAACATCAATCAGTAATAAAAATTCTGTTATCACAAGAACAATGGTCCTTTTCTCAGCGTTTAGTTGAAGTATTACTTGAAGCGAGTTCACGAGAAGCAAAAAGATTGAAACACCCAATTAATACTAGTTTTTTAGTCTTTTTCATGAATGGTATCATTGGGTATGTTCTCCATTGGTTACAACAAGATTTGTCACTTGAAGAAGCACAAGAAGAATTAGATGAGGCCATTCATTTTAGATATTAA
- a CDS encoding type II toxin-antitoxin system RelE/ParE family toxin, with the protein MDKYKIRLTKQAKEHLTLIREYIVTELKAPSIAKQVLNLLKFEIYSLETMPQRFKCIEEVPWRDLGFRKFRVKNYYIYFQIDDKKKEVQIIAIIYIKMDQERQLKNL; encoded by the coding sequence ATGGATAAGTATAAGATAAGACTTACAAAGCAAGCAAAAGAACATCTTACGCTTATAAGAGAATATATTGTTACAGAATTAAAAGCGCCGAGTATTGCGAAGCAGGTTTTGAACTTATTAAAATTTGAGATATATTCTTTGGAAACAATGCCACAGCGTTTTAAATGTATCGAAGAAGTTCCATGGAGAGATTTAGGATTTAGGAAATTTCGAGTAAAAAATTATTATATTTACTTTCAGATAGATGATAAAAAGAAAGAAGTTCAAATTATTGCAATTATATATATTAAAATGGATCAGGAAAGACAGCTGAAAAATTTGTAA
- a CDS encoding type II toxin-antitoxin system RelB/DinJ family antitoxin, whose translation MSVNKTANVNVRIQENVKQQAEEILDSMGISRATAIDMFYRQIIFNNGIPFPLKAPKNMPTKENMDEEAFNSLMANGYAQAIQGDTYSIDEVFEELERGL comes from the coding sequence ATGTCAGTTAATAAAACCGCAAATGTAAATGTAAGAATACAAGAAAATGTAAAACAACAAGCTGAAGAGATTTTAGATAGTATGGGAATCTCTAGAGCTACCGCGATAGATATGTTTTACAGACAGATAATCTTTAATAACGGTATTCCATTCCCTCTAAAAGCACCTAAAAATATGCCAACAAAAGAAAATATGGATGAAGAAGCATTTAATTCATTAATGGCGAATGGTTATGCACAGGCAATACAAGGAGATACTTACAGTATAGATGAAGTCTTTGAAGAACTTGAAAGAGGTTTGTAA
- a CDS encoding DNA-binding protein gives MSVKQASELWGISDRRIRILCKEGRIPGVIKEGRQWKIPSDAQKPSDARLKKAESLYSDIKNKMQQLTKLRSLTAGELERLNEEFMVEYIYNSNAIEGNSLTLRETDLVLRGLTIDQKPLKDHMEAIGHREAFRYVKSLVSEQLALTESVIKNIHYLVLSDKMDDRGVYRKVPVRILGAVNVPAQPYMIEPLMEQLLTDYSNSTEKLITKIARFHIGFESIHPFIDGNGRTGRLLVNLELMKAGYPPIDIKFTDRLAYYNAIEMYHSKGTLSAMEDIFAKYINEMLERYLEILSNS, from the coding sequence ATGTCAGTAAAACAAGCCTCAGAACTTTGGGGAATATCTGATAGACGGATACGTATCTTATGTAAGGAAGGGAGAATACCTGGTGTCATTAAAGAAGGACGTCAGTGGAAAATACCTTCAGATGCCCAAAAACCTTCTGATGCTAGATTAAAAAAAGCGGAGAGTCTCTATTCTGATATTAAGAATAAAATGCAACAGCTCACAAAGCTACGTTCGTTGACAGCTGGCGAATTAGAGCGCTTAAATGAAGAGTTTATGGTTGAGTATATTTATAATTCTAATGCAATTGAAGGGAATAGTTTAACATTACGTGAAACAGACCTTGTTTTACGAGGCTTAACGATTGATCAAAAACCTTTGAAGGATCATATGGAAGCAATTGGACATCGTGAAGCTTTTCGATACGTTAAATCGCTTGTCTCTGAACAATTAGCATTAACTGAATCGGTGATTAAAAATATTCATTACTTGGTTTTATCCGACAAAATGGATGATCGTGGGGTTTATCGTAAAGTACCAGTTCGTATTTTAGGGGCTGTAAATGTCCCTGCGCAGCCATATATGATAGAACCTCTAATGGAACAATTATTAACGGACTACTCAAATAGTACAGAAAAACTAATAACTAAAATTGCACGATTTCATATTGGGTTTGAAAGTATTCATCCGTTTATTGATGGAAATGGACGAACGGGCAGGCTACTTGTGAATTTAGAGTTGATGAAAGCAGGGTATCCACCAATTGATATCAAATTTACAGATAGATTGGCATACTATAATGCCATTGAAATGTATCATTCCAAAGGGACATTATCAGCAATGGAAGATATATTTGCGAAATATATCAATGAGATGTTAGAAAGATATTTAGAAATTTTAAGTAATAGTTAA
- a CDS encoding diacylglycerol kinase has protein sequence MRKRARIIYNPTSGKELFKRALPDVLVKFEQAGFETSAYATQKAGDATEEAARAINEQYDLIVAAGGDGTLNEVINGIAEKPNRPKLGLIPMGTVNDYGRALHLPTDIFEAVDVILDGKTIQVDIGKMNNRYFINVAAGGKITEVSYEAPSKLKTIVGPFAYYIKGFEMLPQMHPVDVRIEYDGEVFEGEITLFLLGLTNSMAGFEKLVPDAKLDDGMFTLLIVEKASLAELGHIMTLASRGEHTKHPKVHYIKAQSVNISSLAEMPLNVDGEYGGQLPANFLNLVRHIEVFSPANVDNELLIEEPKNTDDLFD, from the coding sequence ATGAGAAAACGTGCGAGGATTATATATAATCCAACATCTGGGAAAGAGCTTTTTAAACGCGCCTTACCTGATGTATTGGTGAAATTTGAACAAGCAGGCTTTGAGACCAGTGCATATGCGACCCAAAAAGCGGGAGATGCGACTGAAGAAGCTGCGCGTGCCATCAATGAACAGTATGATTTGATTGTTGCAGCAGGTGGAGATGGAACGCTCAATGAAGTCATCAATGGGATTGCAGAAAAGCCCAATCGCCCAAAATTAGGCTTAATCCCAATGGGAACAGTTAATGACTACGGACGTGCATTACATTTGCCAACAGATATTTTTGAAGCAGTAGATGTGATTTTAGACGGCAAAACAATACAAGTAGATATTGGAAAGATGAACAATCGATACTTTATCAATGTTGCTGCTGGAGGTAAAATTACAGAAGTTTCGTATGAAGCGCCAAGCAAGTTAAAGACAATTGTCGGGCCGTTTGCGTATTATATTAAAGGTTTTGAGATGTTGCCACAAATGCACCCAGTTGATGTGCGTATCGAATATGATGGCGAAGTATTTGAAGGTGAGATTACCTTATTTTTACTCGGCTTGACGAATTCGATGGCAGGATTTGAAAAACTTGTTCCTGATGCAAAGCTCGATGATGGTATGTTTACATTACTAATCGTTGAAAAAGCGAGTTTAGCTGAATTGGGTCACATTATGACCTTAGCTTCACGTGGTGAACACACGAAACATCCAAAAGTTCACTATATTAAGGCGCAATCTGTTAATATTTCATCTTTAGCAGAGATGCCACTGAATGTTGATGGAGAATATGGCGGACAATTGCCAGCTAACTTCTTGAACTTAGTAAGACACATTGAAGTGTTTTCTCCTGCAAATGTAGATAATGAATTATTGATTGAAGAACCTAAGAACACAGATGATCTATTTGATTAG
- a CDS encoding TetR/AcrR family transcriptional regulator: MNQDLRFRRVEESLRTALLTLLKEKAYRKITVTDICQLAKCSRNAFYLHYESKENLYHAILMDIIVDIEESCRPVVENISDIGVAESKEYLSNILSTVEKHRAILSQLLGNKQVHFSDSLKDSMVEAMCAYSKTMNHDPDLDYIHYTTSGIVGFIEYWVVHTEYTLEEAKEKLFNITFQNTDSENNLL; this comes from the coding sequence ATGAATCAAGATTTGAGATTTAGAAGAGTAGAAGAAAGTTTGAGAACTGCCCTATTAACATTATTAAAAGAAAAAGCATACCGAAAAATTACTGTCACTGATATATGTCAGTTAGCCAAATGTTCTAGAAATGCTTTTTATTTACACTATGAAAGTAAAGAAAATCTATATCATGCCATTCTTATGGATATTATTGTAGATATTGAAGAAAGTTGTCGTCCTGTCGTTGAAAACATTTCTGATATTGGCGTTGCAGAATCTAAAGAATATTTATCGAATATCTTAAGTACTGTAGAAAAACATCGTGCTATTTTGTCACAATTATTGGGCAACAAGCAGGTTCATTTTTCTGATAGTTTAAAGGATAGTATGGTTGAAGCGATGTGTGCTTATTCAAAAACCATGAACCATGATCCTGATTTAGACTACATTCATTACACGACGAGTGGCATAGTTGGCTTCATCGAATATTGGGTCGTTCATACTGAGTACACATTAGAAGAAGCAAAAGAAAAACTTTTTAATATTACCTTTCAAAATACCGATTCTGAAAATAATCTATTATAG